A stretch of DNA from Brevibacillus ruminantium:
ATACTGAGAAAAAGCAACAAGCTCTCTGTCGTCATGCTGATTCCACTCCTCTGTTATCTTCCGTCAGATGATCGGCCTCTTCTTTTACCGGCAGCAAATAGCCGATGGCAAATGCCAGGCAGCCGGCGATCAGCACGGGCAGTCCAGTTGGAACGACAAAGGCCAATCCCACGGAGACTGCACCGCACAGAAGAAAAGCGAAGATGCGGATGACGGAAGAGAGTTGGTAGTAGGCAAGCGCCAAAAACATCGCTGTGAAGCTAAAACCCAGTCCGAGTGAAGCGGGATCAGGAATCCAGTTGCCTGCCGCCGTTCCCAGCAGGGTGCCGCCGCACCAGCTCGCATAGAGACTGACACTGACGCTGACGATATAAGGAAGATCGCTTTGATGATGGCGAAAACGGTTCAGCGTGATCGCGTACTGCTCGTCTGTCAGAAAAAAGGCGAGCGCGTTGACCTGCGAATTGGTAAACCGCTGATAATGCGGCGAGATGGACAAGGCCATCAGGAAATGTCGAAGATTTAGCAGGCAGGTGGTCAGAATAATCGCCCACATGCCCGCGTGCTCGGCAATCATGGAGCTGGCGGCAAACTGTGCGGCTCCCGAGTAGACAAACAGGGACATCGCCAGGGTTTCCCAGGAAGTAAGACCGGCTTGCCCGGCAATCATTCCAT
This window harbors:
- a CDS encoding AzlC family ABC transporter permease, with product MKNAPPLASTWKQGLLDAAPLIASYILFGAIYGMIAGQAGLTSWETLAMSLFVYSGAAQFAASSMIAEHAGMWAIILTTCLLNLRHFLMALSISPHYQRFTNSQVNALAFFLTDEQYAITLNRFRHHQSDLPYIVSVSVSLYASWCGGTLLGTAAGNWIPDPASLGLGFSFTAMFLALAYYQLSSVIRIFAFLLCGAVSVGLAFVVPTGLPVLIAGCLAFAIGYLLPVKEEADHLTEDNRGVESA